The Periophthalmus magnuspinnatus isolate fPerMag1 chromosome 15, fPerMag1.2.pri, whole genome shotgun sequence genomic sequence GCAGCGCCTATGACTAGGactatgaacaaaatgtgttatttatttataatgtccTAGTAAAGTAAGATCTACAACTAGTATTTCCTTACCTGCTAGGCATGTCCCCACTGTGCTCCCAACTATTACAACTACATTATTGtctgaaaaaatatgtaaaagaacaacatatttaattttgatcattttatgtttaattgtGAGCAATACCTTTAGATTTGTCATTGCATATAGTGTTATTGGTAGCAGAGCAGGCCACTTTGATACCTTCTGAATCACACCTGAAAACAAAATCAAAGCAAAATTCAGATTTAATTTTAAGAGACAAAACTCAAGTTTCTACTCTTCTTAAGTAAATTAAAGCTGGACTTACAACTGACAAGGCTCACATATTTTGCAAGGTGTTGTCCCAGAGGAGCAATAGTGATTCTCTTTGCATTTACACGTGGAGTCAACCAAAGGAGTACATTGTCTGTCCACCTCCAGATTAGCTGTAAATTACACCATATTGTATAACTGTatgtttaaattaaatgaataatgctAGATTAGGTTTAACATGTACCACTTGGATGTCCACAGGAAGTGCAGGACTCACACGTTTTCAGCTCATTGGCATGACTTTGGTACTGCTTCCCGGGTTCACAGGGCTCACAGCGAGTTTGAGTCTGACTTGTACAATGCTCCTCAACCTTGGAGCCTACATGATGCAAACAGTAGGACAATCAGCATTATCATTACTGTGTTAAATATGCCAGCACTGTAGTATTGTATACAATgattataaacacatttgtattgCAGACTTACCAGCAGCACACTTGCAACAGGTCAATCCCATATACTCGTAGGTGCCATTAAGACAGCTCTGCCTTCTTAAACGACGCACTCTCCCCTCTGTTTGGGATGCCAGCATGCAAAGAGCACTAGGTAAGAGATGAGAGATGTTACTGATAGGGCTCTacaattaaatcaaattaaatttaaTCAAGAGTGAAGTTCAGTCCTTTCTAATTGTCAAATAATTTGTTTGGATCCTTTTTACCCGGGTGATCTACAGCAATCCTCtgacagtaaaagcatgtgatttGGAACAGAATTcagaaatgtgactatttaatgtttttggCAATGTAATGATTAAGAGTgagtcttgtttatgttcaagaaATAAGAAAAAGCTGCCACATGTGCTGTGGTTTGGGGTGTGTGTGGTGGGGAATATAAAGACGATGACAGTTGTCAAACCAGCTGCACAAACATTTACAGTAAAGGTATGCAATACAGAAAGTGAAATTGGTCTCTGGAAAAAGTAGCATATCTAATACACCTATAATCCCACAAAGTCATAGTAGGACTACCAGTACTAGCACTAAATGTAGCCAACTTGTATTACTGCTTCACTGTTCATAATATTAGCCCATTATTGTGAGAAAACATTAAAGTGAAGAAGCTGTGTGGATTAAAATGACATTGCCTTGTGTGGTTGTATGATAACGTTAGATCTACAAGAAGTACATGTGTTATTCTAGAGGACTATTAGTCCTGCTTCACTGTCTTAATACAATGGTAGCCTATCATATAGAAATAACTGCCAAAGATGAAACCCAGTGTGTATGTTTTGAGTTAATCAGATTTTCTCTCTAAAAGAACACCACAGTAATAGAACAAACACAAAGCTTAAAGCCCAAAAAGATCTGATTACTTACAGTACTACGAAAAGAAACGCCATTTCAACTTTAGATTTGGTACAAGCCACTATGAATTTACGAGCTTCAACCCATACTACGTACTTTTATTTCCTCATTTGAGTCTGGGCGGGGCCGACTCTCGCGAATAGTGAATGTACTTTCAGTTTCGATGCATGTCCTTTGGTATTTATTTAGGAATTGTCAGGGGAAGTACAGTGGTAGCAGggcaatgtgcaaaaaaatggtGTAGTATAATAGTATAATTATATACAACTTCTTGcttgttaattaaaaaaaagaaagaaaagaaagtacatCTAGAATATGCAGTACAGCTCTTTGCCACTAGAGGGAGCAATAACACTGCAGTGACAGTCCTGGTCTTACTCTATCATAACTGCTGTGTTCACTCCTTCCCTTTAAGTgtatttaactgtatttaactTTGAATACACTTTatactctttttttctttatattattttattaaattgtgcaaaacaatgtaaaataacataaaaatatgtaaaattagAACAAATCATAGAAAACTAAACTAAGTGTAAAATTTGAATGTGATAAAGTATTCTGTAGGCTAAAagtttatattataatgtatttctttttccAAAATTACAAACATATCAACCATTATCAACCATTATTCTCATGAATAGACATAGCTTTTACCAGAGCTCTGCTCCATTATATAAATCAGTAAGATGTGGGTAGTATATGTGTCAGACTTGCCAAACCTAATAATGGCACCattttcttaaaaataaaaatcacttttgtttatgttgGCAGATAAGAGATtcaactttgtgccagtttttgctttttgtgtATTGACTGAGTAATTACAGCTCTgctaaccataaaccaggtcaaacatcTGCAATCTTACCGTCATTCAAcaaatttcaatttaattttggaattttaaactatataaatattctacaatgttgtgatgtcacgttaACGCTACCtgctatcttacatttattaaattattctaAATAAAATAGTCCAGAATTAGTGTAGCCTTGATGCTCATGGGTCTTTTTTCCAGAAATTAGGTCAGAGAAAGCTATGTGAATATACTCCATAAAAGCATCTCCAAAGGCAAAATTTGTTTATACTAGAACTTTATACAACGGTGCCTAAAACACTCTACAGTTCGCTCTGCCTTTGTGAATGAAAGCTTGCGTGCGGGTGGTGTATTTTACCTCATTTTGATGCCTTAAGGTTAAGCCACTAATAGTTTGAGTTCTTTAAATTGGGAGAAAAAGCTTTTAGGCCTATTCTGGCACTGTAGAGTAAAACATTAATGCTGTGAGTTGTGAATTCTAGTTTGAGGTAAATTAGGTGACTTTTTAAAGTActaaaatagtttatttattgtacAACAAAACTACCATATACTTTATATACATATACTTTTCCATCAATGTTCAAGCACATGAGTTGACTTATATTAATCAGTCAAATACTGAATGACAGAACgcatgtttatgtgtgtttatgtattgTTTCCACTACTCCAAGAGAGCAGGGGACATTAAAACCCTAAAAACAATATTCAACAAAATCTATTGGGTCCACCAGCTTGCTATATTAGACTTATAGCCAAAAGACAAGATATCACCCCcactcagtttttgtttttttatgtataatGTGACGTCACATGAAAGCAGCCTACAGTatgtgtttcagaatgatgaaaagttactATCCTTAAAATTATActatataacaggaagctgaaacccatgaatacacaTTTAAATGCGACCAAGTCTAGGCCTAAAAGTAGAggttaaaagttacatatagtaAGTATGGTAATAAACTTCCTCTGATGTCATGTAACCTATATCACTGCCTTCACCCTTGTGTTGATTCACTCCATTAAAGCATACTGGCTCAGATCATAACACAGGCCGATCTGTGTTTCATGGTTTCAGGCCTGTTCCTCAAGAGTTGCTAGGCAACCGCTGAGGACTCCAGAGAGTCATCCTGCACAGCCTACAAATAGTTCAGCTCACAACTTGCTCTGGAAATGGCATAGTGCTATTACGTCTGCCGAGGAAGTTGTCTGATCCTTATCAATGTAGCAGTGTTTGTCTTGGCTTGTGAGAGTATACTCAGTGTCTACAATAGAATGCATAATGGTAAATAATGTGTATAATATAGGCTATAGgctatatgtatttttaaatttgaaatatttagagCACACTTTGGGAAATTAATAATATAAAGACACAATATACATAAGATACTCAAAATATGACTATTTTTTGTCATAAAAGAAGACAAATGTTATAAAGGCCGAGCTGTATGATAAGTAAATGTTGCATTTAATAGATTACATACTACAGCAAAAATGTACTTGATACTTCAGTATTTTAAACTATCATTTGGAAGGTCACACATTTTCAACAGACTTTACCTTGTGCTTCTGATTAGCTCTTTCACTTCCCTCTGCCACACTGATAATAATCTATATAGGCCACATTTGGTTGGAGTTGAAGTTTTGCCCTTTTGACTTTTAGCACTTTCACATTGCAGATGCTCCCTGAAAACGGTCTATTGTACTCCAGGGAAAAATCTTTCGaggcagatttttttccccctcaaaaTTCAATCTCTattccaaaaagttacatttggaTTTTCCAGTCCACTaccacaaacaaagaaaacgCAAACTTGCACATGTTGACCAGTAGTTTTCTGTCAGAGAGTCATTTTTTTGTAATCTTAAGTCTACCAGCCTGGCCTGCATTGTAATGTGTGTGCAGGCTACAGTGGGGCAGGCTTGATATGATATGCACATAGAATAGAACAGGAAGAAGTCTTGCTGCTTTTCAACCACAGGAAATAACCTCAGAGCTGATGACGCAGGCCTCGAGGGAACACTCCAAACTAACTCTAACggctggagaagtgtgtatgCAAGCGCCTGATACGAGCTAtcacaaaaatgacttcaaatctgtagtactgtagtagttgTGACATAACATAGATACTTTAACTTTATAAACATATGTCATGATTGAGGCTTAGATCACCAACCCggaattataattttttgtgtGTCACTGCACAAGACACTCCACCCACATCTCCCTTGTGGTCATGTGTTATTGGTGGTAGGCATGTGGTGTAAAACCAGTGTAACAGTGGCACCTAAAGTGTTTTTACTTTGATACTGTATTGGTTGTGTTAGTCATTGTTGTAGTGGCTTAGCCATAGCAATTAAAGCAGTTTGGGGCActatttttttaagttcagCCATACCATATATTGTAACAGTAGATGGAGTCACGAGCCTCCACACAACATGCTGATTTGGGTCTGAAACTGGTTTGAATGCTATAGTAGTTCTTAATGCTAAAAATGGGCTACCGGGGGCACGTGATTCTTTGCTGGCCTCAGTGTTATGAGATCGATTCCTGGCAAGTTGTTGAATTTCTCACCCCACACTTAATCCCATCTGCACTGTGAGTGATAAGCAAATTGAACCAATCACATTGAAGTGTGAACGCcaaaaagaatatatttttaattacattttaagacaataagGAAGCATAAAAGTGATAAAACTTGATATGATAAAAGTCAACCATGACCTAGGTTGAAAAAAAATTGTGCCATAACCAAGATGTGAATCAAACTGTACTAATTATGAAGATATTGTCTAGCATTCTGGTTATAGGTTTGTAATGGAAGACTTTCAATGCTTATCCTAATTGGAGCTATGGAATTTTGGAAAGCTGCATCTACATTTGAAGTAGGATTTGGCCTTCACAATTCCTGCACTCATCTGTCTGGTGAGGACTAGAGAATGGAGAAAAGTGCTGCAGAAGATGTTTCAAATTTGAAGAAAGGCAGCGGTATAATGCCAACTGAGTATTCCAAAGACTGGGATTTATTGGGACTATTGGAATTGTGGGAAATCCGGTTAGGGACTTTATCCGAGCAGCAGGAGGCAGGAGCTCAGCAAGGCGTATAGATGTGAATGCTGCCTGTCCTGACGCTTACCTGTGGTCTATGAGTGTCCTCAAAGAGCCTCTGCTACATTGTACACAGGTATTCTTTCTATTTGCCTGTATTCAGTTGTGTCCTTGCCCTTTCTAAGAGTGCTACTGACAATTATGTGACTGTACAATACATCTGCCTTCATTATTGTTGCTATGTACAGACTGGGTTCAGAATGGTTCGAATTCAGGGTGTTTGCGCATAAAGTATGATTGGTGCTGATAATGGGAAAAAATATTGCAACCAAAAGTATTTTAATCTGAAAGTGGAGTAGCAGTGAATCCAAGAGTCATACCAAACAAAAGCTTGGTGGatcctgctgttgttgtgtctttactTTGCATCATGTGACTGATTGGTGGttgtcagaggggctgatggtgcagattggcagcctctacCAGTttactccagggcagctgtggctgaaaaagtagtttaccaccactAAGACTGCAGTGTGGTGtagatactaaggaatagactcaatactcagtaCTAATTCCAATACCATGGTGATAATAAAAGACAtattttctttagacaatagaatgtgatgtgaacattaaataatagtaccttcttttatattcccatgtggtccagataggttccatagtggttcatgtgtgtatactagtctatgtgtcttatacttgtgaaagatacagctcaagatcattctaaagacattcaggaaagattaatttctgtcctgtgaatgtgactttttaatatcTATACCTGGAAatctaattttgatactagttttaatattgattagcatctgatttttgatacttttgacaaccctactgcagagtgaatgaataatgaccatCATGTTGTGGTGTGTACTGAGAGCTCTCAAACTTGTTAAGCCCTGTACATATATAACACATTAAGTAAGTATTGGCAGCTGTGATAGTAGTGAAAGTAATTTTGGAATTATTactagatttatttttatttcatttttaaatattcatgtaaatgtaaaagaaatacattttagaaaAACAGTGATCTTGGCACAAAAGTTTTATGATTTAAGCTTAAAGATTTGCAGAGTCCTCTGCACTTTTATGGGAGAGTTTGAATCCAAAAAAGATTCTCTACTAGCAGCACCAACAAGTTGACCTTtctgtttaagtgtttttttttctttccaaaatgTCATGACAACTATGGAGGAGATGACCATTACAGATACCCATAATGTGGAGATAATGAACTCTAATGACTCCACTGAATCTGACTTTTCCTTTAGAGCCAGATAAGTTTCCACCTGGGAGCCAAACTTATCACAGAGTTTAGGCGGTAAGTTTTACAGACTACAGTATCAGCAAATGTTGGAGCTTCCAAATTCTCTCCTCAAAGGAAGTATATGTAGAgagccttttttattttttaaattcagtTCTACTTTatgaaaaatatcacaataaatgtGGATCACTGACTAATGCTGTCCTTGTAGAGTTACCTGAATGTGTCATTGTAGTGCTGGGTTCTATGAAATCggcttttatgagcttttaactgtgGCATAATTTTATTTCCTCCTCCTCGAAAACTTCTACGGCATGTTAATTAACTGGATTAAAAAACACCTTATCTCAAATGATTTACTCCAACTAAAAcattattcaaatgaaaattCTTCAAATGTTTCATAAACATCCCAGACCTTTATTGCACTTATTTATGTTCAAATAGTTTAGCATATTTTCTTTATCCAATCTCttgttgttatcagtaaaaaatAATCCTGACAAATTGCTAATGAAATCACAGCAGGGTTCTATGGCTCATCCAGCTCATTGCCATATTTCAGAAGCATCAAACCCAGAACTTCTTTGATGCTCCATTCGGTTGTTTCTGTTGCTAGTATGAGCCTAATTCAACATATAAATGCAAAGCTTTTCAAACAGCCTCCTGCTTTCTTTCAACTGTCATGGCCGATTCTCATTCtcatatattgtacatttacttGCCGTGCAGAACAGTAACCATTGCACCCACACGCAGACACACTAGGCAGCTAACACAATagctagtgtgtgtgtgtaacagtaaCAGTTTAGGTTCACAAGACTATCACTTCCACCCACCAGCTTGGAAAATATTAACCTTTTCATCAACCTTTTTGTCTTCATGCGTGATGCTTTCTCAGACACATGTGCACATTTGCATTTGTGTCATATAACACAATAATAGCAGTACATTTGGGGAGTAGCAAGTCATTTGGTTAaatagaccctttaaaatgcTGTATCATCAGTGTTCAAATTAGAGCCATAACACATATCTGATGATTAActtctacatttacattttacatttaaataataataataataataatacattttatttgttaggcgcctttcaaggctctcaaggtcgccgtacacatatacacacatacacaatacaaatagaacaatgtaaaatgattaaaaatacatttaaaaacaaatatagattaaaagacagagcagttatggtcagagaggtcaggatgagaaggcctttctaaacagataagttttgagtttagatttgaagtgtgggagtgagtgtgtgttgcggaggtcgtgagggagggagttccagagctggggagcagagcagctgaaggctctgctccccatagtgacaagacgggcaggagggacagtgaggtgcagggaagaggaggagcggagggagcgggcagtATAAATAGTGAAAAGGTttttgataattaaaaaaagcaaTTTCTAGGATAGACATGCcagttagtttgtttttctattaCAAAGGATGGAATGAACACCATTCTGAAGCCTCTAAATGGTATTTGAGCTTCACAAAAACTATAATTTGTGTTAAAGTATGTAATACAGataacatgaaaaatatatatatatatatatattggggCGTCAACATTTCTGTAAGTATTTGTCCAGTAAAACCTACAAATCTGGATTTTCTGAATTGAAAATCACTGATATTAGTAATAATCATTATTTGCCAACACCATTTTTATGTGATAGTTTATGTTCCACTTCACTTGTGCCTCCAGTTGCCTCCTTTCTGGAATTTAGAAAGTGTTTGTTTAGAAacttttaaagggtctataggCTCAAAGTGCAGGAAATGAGAAATGATGACCATCCCTTGTGAGCAAATTTAACATGCTTGTTCATGATGAGTTGGAGAGAAAGTTAGAGGAAAGAGTCTAAAAATAGTTTGTTTGAAATGATTGTAGAAGACGTGCCGTGGTTTATTATTGAAGAGCTATTGTTTACTGTGGAGAATGAATACAGGAACAATTGTAGTAGATGTGTGCGCTGGCAGCGAGATGTTCTTGTTGACGCTAAAGAGAAAttcatcaaagaaaaaaactttcttttaaaaaatggatAGTGACAGGACTCAGAGTGGAGAAAGTTAGGGATGAAATGTGTACGTGGGTTTGtaaaaatagtttgtttatACTCAATGTTGACTATTCTTTGTGAATTAGCATTGATTGGTATAATGTAAAGGGTATCAACAGCCAAGCAATCAAAGGAAAAAAGTAGATGACGCTGTATTGAGCTTAACAGTGACATTCCAGAAGTAAATtgcccattcatttttcccaaagactttcagaaaaataaaaaaataaatacaattaaagtttgaaagctcaatCTGTtcctgaaactttataaactggcAGGCTAATAACCAgttttcagaattttttttaacGTGTGATATTTTGACTAAAAACAACCATGTTACGGACATAAGTTATAGCGGTTTAGCCTCCGTTGTGCctttaactgttaatatttgtatttttggaaAAGTCTGGGGACAATAAATGGGAAATTGAATTCATGTATTTAGTATTTTGAGCAATCTTGCCTTAGAATCAAGAGAAACCATATTTTTTGGCCAAATTGAGTTTTCGGTCTTGGTCAAATCCTGCTGCATCTGT encodes the following:
- the fas gene encoding tumor necrosis factor receptor superfamily member 6 isoform X1 codes for the protein MAFLFVVLALCMLASQTEGRVRRLRRQSCLNGTYEYMGLTCCKCAAGSKVEEHCTSQTQTRCEPCEPGKQYQSHANELKTCESCTSCGHPSANLEVDRQCTPLVDSTCKCKENHYCSSGTTPCKICEPCQLCDSEGIKVACSATNNTICNDKSKDNNVVVIVGSTVGTCLAVLVIGAAALYFYKKRHSEHKNIQNDREDTRGPEENMSLLERLGPHIPEIAEVITWKNMRNLAMKSGIHASKIESCEQDHQNSSTERTIALMRIWEEKESWAASEKLVQFLKQTYQNSKAEEVLTILRGGNS
- the fas gene encoding tumor necrosis factor receptor superfamily member 6 isoform X2; this translates as MAFLFVVLALCMLASQTEGRVRRLRRQSCLNGTYEYMGLTCCKCAAGSKVEEHCTSQTQTRCEPCEPGKQYQSHANELKTCESCTSCGHPSANLEVDRQCTPLVDSTCKCKENHYCSSGTTPCKICEPCQLCDSEGIKVACSATNNTICNDKSKEHKNIQNDREDTRGPEENMSLLERLGPHIPEIAEVITWKNMRNLAMKSGIHASKIESCEQDHQNSSTERTIALMRIWEEKESWAASEKLVQFLKQTYQNSKAEEVLTILRGGNS